In the genome of Cryptomeria japonica chromosome 8, Sugi_1.0, whole genome shotgun sequence, one region contains:
- the LOC131067074 gene encoding LOB domain-containing protein 23-like encodes MAARGGGGPCGACKFLRRKCVEGCVFAPYFSTEEVGAAHFAAIHKIFGASNFSKLLHNIPSDQERFDAVVSISYEAQARLQDPVYGCVSHISALQQQVAHLQGELAFAYSKLASGSDRASLSPCHVSRKKAEIIMPVSFVNSPFLNYNSLNTPQSNHQRAYDNILFSPDVKGSSFPKYQNDHHYDPLVPAQQMNVPQDNRSVMEASLDEIGDLQALVSTLLRKNRS; translated from the exons ATGGCAGCAAGAGGAGGCGGAGGACCATGCGGAGCTTGCAAGTTTCTGAGAAGAAAGTGTGTGGAAGGTTGTGTATTTGCCCCTTACTTTTCAACTGAGGAAGTGGGCGCAGCTCATTTTGCTGCAATTCATAAGATCTTTGGTGCAAGTAACTTCTCTAAGTTGCTGCACAACATTCCATCGGATCAAGAGCGATTTGACGCGGTTGTAAGCATATCTTACGAAGCCCAGGCTCGCCTTCAGGATCCTGTTTATGGCTGTGTTTCACACATCTCTGCTCTTCAACAACAG GTTGCACATTTGCAAGGAGAGCTGGCTTTTGCTTACTCGAAGCTAGCTAGCGGCTCAGACCGGGCGTCATTAAGTCCATGCCATGTAAGCCGCAAGAAAGCTGAGATAATAATGCCAGTTTCATTTGTTAACAGCCCTTTTTTAAACTATAATTCTTTGAATACACCACAGTCAAACCATCAGAGGGCTTATGACAACATTTTGTTTTCCCCCGATGTAAAGGGTTCATCTTTCCCCAAGTACCAGAACGACCACCATTACGATCCCCTCGTTCCAGCCCAGCAAATGAATGTTCCTCAGGACAATAGAAGTGTAATGGAAGCAAGCCTAGATGAAATAGGAGATCTCCAGGCTCTGGTTTCTACCCTCCTCAGAAAAAATAGAAGCTGA